A part of Ptychodera flava strain L36383 chromosome 11, AS_Pfla_20210202, whole genome shotgun sequence genomic DNA contains:
- the LOC139143729 gene encoding uncharacterized protein: MGSTSLTVKCECGTSNNRSITYISKRRLARMANLQAVTKDLFQKAKKLADSIGWSVFVKVVSPNQPGEFYGTVDLTEKYRQSGLQLEQGECEVDMNGDRVAVMLSEQEAIVQELEELKSAREKPTDIAPVEPVQSSVLQLKHGDCLPDKDGKTIRQDHQPSQVMSATETPVSAGSNTEADLSTALTSLQRTLQGSTSGHEETKPNELMTAVMAVMKCMPSTEEGRAEAEQAVKKEEEVSVKEEMDKEDDDPVGDQELIPGKATDNARGRRRTKRPMRYVVDNAEEAPVTAKRTGRGRGRPRKYPDCVVEVNIEKDESAACQDNVADTVDRVKPKKRGRPRKHVLTMLDEGEELKATQSAKTRKHMYVCKECNQSFTSVANLQTHFNKHSGVKPHSCDICEKKFLHYNSLRVHKLTHTGEKPFACDQCNKTFALANTLNDHMKTHTNERPHKCKVCLKGFTQRGSLHSHMRLHTGEKPYQCSYCGKAFAQANGLRTHIMSHTGEKPYKCTLCDKAFNSAFKLKCHKAMHEDKLPYPCELCDKAFTMPCHLKLHHSKYHLKLRPYLCDTCGKDFADSKTLYYHKKIHSDDPKQFVCSHCSRGFHSKSLLIKHERTHTGEKPFACQECGKKFSRSDNLRCHMKIHNREVKEYRCDQCDRICKSAADLKRHQSDFHSVVVLTTQKDEQVIIPTTATEVAATTTTYVLHVDPSVPLPSWASQVQVPNFSTQGDRLPVMASVTLQENATDEEVRSAAAMLLSATHQHVSDGNFT; the protein is encoded by the exons GTCTAACAGTCAAGTGTGAATGCGGTACATCAAACAACAGATCAATAACATATATTAGCAAGAGGAGGTTGGCCAGGATGGCAAACTTGCAAGCAGTTACCAAAGACCTATTTCAAAAG GCAAAGAAGCTGGCTGATTCCATAGGATGGAGTGTCTTTGTAAAGGTAGTGTCACCGAATCAGCCCGGAGAGTTCTATGGCACCGTAGACCTGACGGAAAAATACCGGCAAAGTGGTCTGCAGCTGGAGCAAGGAGAGTGTGAAGTGGACATGAATGGTGACCGAGTTGCTGTGATGCTGTCGGAGCAGGAAGCAATTGTGCAAGAGCTGGAGGAGTTGAAAAGTGCACGGGAGAAGCCAACGGATATTG CCCCAGTGGAACCTGTTCAATCTAGTGTGCTTCAACTGAAACATGGAGACTGCCTTCCAGACAAAGATGGCAAGACTATCCGTCAAGATCATCAGCCCTCTCAAGTCATGTCAGCCACCGAGACGCCTGTTTCCGCAGGTTCAAACACGGAGGCGGATCTTTCTACGGCTCTGACCAGCCTCCAGAGGACGCTTCAGGGGTCGACGTCTGGTCATGAGGAGACGAAACCCAACGAACTGATGACAGCTGTCATGGCAGTCATGAAATGCATGCCATCCACAGAGGAGGGAAGGGCAGAGGCGGAGCAAGCTGTGAAAAAGGAGGAGGAAGTATCCGTCAAGGAGGAAATGGATAAAGAAGATGATGATCCTGTCGGTGACCAGGAGTTGATTCCGGGAAAGGCTACTGATAATGCCAGAGGAAGGAGAAGGACAAAGAGACCGATGAGGTATGTTGTTGATAATGCGGAAGAAGCCCCTGTAACTGCAAAGAGGACAGGTCGTGGCAGGGGCAGGCCGAGGAAATACCCAGACTGTGTTGTGGAAGTCAACATAGAAAAAGATGAGTCTGCAGCATGCCAAGACAACGTTGCAGATACAGTAGATCGTGTGAAACCCAAAAAGCGGGGACGTCCACGAAAGCATGTTCTTACAATGCTTGACGAAGGAGAAGAATTAAAAGCAACGCAGAGCGCTAAAACAAGAAAGCATATGTATGTTTGCAAGGAATGCAACCAGTCGTTTACATCTGTGGCCAACCTGCAGACACATTTCAACAAGCACTCCGGTGTGAAACCTCACAGCTGCgatatttgtgagaaaaaattccTGCACTACAACAGCCTCCGAGTTCACAAACTAACCCACACTGGAGAGAAGCCGTTTGCTTGCGATCAGTGTAATAAAACCTTCGCGCTCGCGAACACGCTGAATGATCACATGAAAACGCACACCAATGAGCGCCCTCACAAGTGCAAAGTGTGCCTCAAGGGGTTCACTCAGAGGGGTAGCCTGCATTCTCACATGCGACTGCACACCGGTGAGAAACCGTACCAGTGTAGCTACTGCGGGAAGGCCTTTGCACAGGCTAACGGGCTGAGGACCCACATAATGTCGCATACTGGGGAGAAGCCGTACAAATGCACCCTGTGCGATAAAGCCTTCAATTCTGCTTTCAAACTGAAATGCCACAAGGCCATGCATGAGGACAAGTTGCCTTACCCCTGCGAGCTGTGCGACAAAGCGTTTACGATGCCATGCCACTTGAAACTCCACCACAGCAAGTATCACCTCAAACTTAGACCTTACCTCTGTGACACATGTGGCAAGGATTTCGCAGACTCTAAAACCCTGtattatcacaaaaaaatcCACTCTGATGATCCCAAACAGTTTGTCTGCAGCCACTGCTCGAGGGGATTCCATTCCAAGTCCCTTCTCATCAAACATGAGCGGACGCACACAGGGGAAAAACCATTTGCGTGCCAGGAATGCGGGAAGAAATTCAGCCGATCGGATAACTTGCGTTGTCACATGAAAATCCACAATAGAGAGGTGAAGGAGTACCGCTGTGACCAGTGTGACAggatatgcaaatcagcagctGATCTGAAAAGGCACCAGAGCGACTTCCACAGTGTGGTTGTTCTCACCACACAGAAAGATGAACAGGTTATTATTCCAACAACTGCCACTGAGGTTGCTGCCACTACTACGACGTATGTGCTTCATGTAGATCCATCAGTGCCTCTACCGTCATG GGCTTCCCAGGTTCAAGTTCCCAATTTTAGCACACAGGGTGACAGGCTGCCAGTGATGGCCAGCGTTACACTCCAGGAAAATGCCACAGATGAAGAAGTGAGGTCTGCAGCAGCCATGCTACTATCAGCCACTCATCAACATGTCTCCGATGGAAACTTTACCTAG